The following nucleotide sequence is from Malania oleifera isolate guangnan ecotype guangnan chromosome 4, ASM2987363v1, whole genome shotgun sequence.
AACCGAATTGGGAAAACAATCGTTAATGAGTCACATATGCGTAAGGCCTCTTCAGTCTGTCAGGATCTAACTGGCCATTCTATTACCATAACAACAGGACCTTAGCATGTTTACCTTGCATTGAAGTTGTTCAGGAAAAAATGCTCATTGGTGCATATATAAAATGAAGAAATACAAGAAACAATAATGTTTTGGAATTCGAATACGTTGAACTTGCTGGTTTTTCagtttgtttttcaaaatttggtatTCTCCATGCTTATATTGCATCGAGAAATTTCAACCGAAGAAGtgtttaattatttgaaaaagtaAATATATAGGCTTCCATTCAAAGAGattaaattacaaatataaaTGTAGAAAGATCTGATGAAGTAAACACAATACCCAAAATAGTTCCAATAATTGGAAACCTCACCAGTAGCTTTGACATGAGAACCATTATCCGCAGGCAACATTTTCTGAGGGGGCAACACTCCCATCCGGTGGTTCCAGCGGTTAAACGAGTATCTAAACCAAATTTCTGGTTTTCCATTCAGCACTGTATTGGCAGGATTATAAAGAACTGTCACAGTGCTTCCTGCTTGAACATCAAGAGGTTCAGTGTAAACTATATGCTTTTGAGAAAGCAGAAATGTTTTCAAAGTTCTCTCCTTTGTTTCAGCTTTCAAGCGTGCTGTTTTTTCAGCCTGTGAAAaatggatgaaaaaaaaaaaatagtgaggCATATAACTGGGGTAAAAGAACAGCAACATTTCAAGATTGGTTTGTATGGGAAGTTTTGGTATTGGAGGGAGCTATTGAACAGACatgttttctttcatttttttatttaattaatgaaagtTTTACATAATGAGTAAGAAAATAATATACAGTAAAAAGAAAGTTTTCATATTATATATGATCAACTTCCAGAAGTTCAGGTTCAGTTTTCATTCATTTTTGGGTACAAAAGAGAGAAATATTGGCAACATCTTGGACCCTCAACAGTCAACAGAATAAGTAACCATCTTAAAAATAGGAGAATCCAGAAACCCAATGCTCGCCTGTAAGAATATAAATGAAAGAAAACCACCGGACAATAGCTCAGGAGGCAGGTTCCCATCTTCAACATGCTCATTTTGTAAAATCAAAACAAGTgcctattttaaaagaaaatagcaAATAGGAAACTGGTGCATCTTCACTGCACTGTATAATACAGAAAATCTCATAAATTTGAATGAGATCTTGTGATAAACTAACCTTGGCACGTGTAGCCTCTTCTCGTAGTCTCCTCTCCTCCTGTAGTTTCTTATAAATCTGGTGTTCCTCCTCAACCCAATACAGTTCTTCAGGGATGCATTTGGGGACAATAGCGTGGAAATCCTGCAAATGATTGTTATCATACAGGGTTGCATTCTGAGGTGGTCCATCAGCAAAAACCCAATCCAAGACAAGGGCTCGATCAGGCACAACAACTGCGGAAAGTACAGATGTAGTTGTAAGGCTATAAGGCCATGAAAATTCCATTAGTTTTTTATCCAGACCTTGGTGGTACATGCTCAATAATATAAAATTGCAAGTAAACAACAACAAACAACTAACCAAGCATTAAGTCCCACCAGGCGGTGTGGCTACAAGAATCCTTTCCCACCAATTCACGCGATTGAGGGTATTTTCTTCTGACAACtgaagagctattaaatccttctttACTATCCTATTCCATGTTATTTttggtctacccctaccccttctactaccaaCAGTAACTAGCTGACTCCTATTCACTAATGCACTATTTGACCTATGTTTCAAATGGTCAAACCAGCTAAGCCTCCCCTCCCTTATCATATCTTCTACTAGTGCTAAGCCTAGCTTAAATCTATTAGATTACACTTCACCTAAAATCTTgaactattaggttgtgggccaacaatgtatatcaagctttaacactccatAGCATGTGCAGCCAAATGGCACGTGGAAagataaacacataataaataacacccattatagggaacaAAATAGTTTtctaaacaccacacaataaacgtAGGCAaggagactagaacccaagacctcctcaTAACCAACTTTcataccatgttaaattaccacttcTCCTacaagcttaagctgttaggttgtgggccaacaatgcatatcaaactttaacaatcTTGAATATGTTCGTCCTTAATTTATCCTCTAATGTTACTCTACTCATCCACCTTAGTTTTCGCATTTttggaaacttttactttttggatatgttattgCTTAGTTGCTCAACATTCTGATTGATATACCATGGCTAGTCTCATAGTCGTTCTATAGAAGCTTCCTTCTAATATTAAGAGTATTTTACAATCACGATTCACGAAGCACACccaaagccccccccccccccccaattttaaccaacctgctttaactctatataTTACATCCTTTTCAATTTCAGACAGATAAACAAAGTAAATAATTTCTCTCATAGTTTCTAAATAACAACAAAAAACTGAAATTGATtacctctttttctttttctttttttactatGGTGTCCAAGGCCATTAGCCAGCTAATCCACTGGGATGGCATGCCCACCCTCCACTCTTCTTATATTAAATACCAAGGACTCATCTCAATTGGCTGTAGCCCCCAAGACTCGAACCCTAATGTTTAAAATTCTTAAGTTTACCAATAGAGCAATGGGCTCTTGACTTCACATTTCCTGTGATCTTCTGTGTTTAAtacctatttttctttttttttctttgtgggTGCGTGTGTTCAAAAAAGTCCCATATCACTTGGTAGAATTCATAAGAACGCCAAAGTGAGAGTTTGGTTGGAATTTGATGAGCAACAATAATTTGTTAATTAAATATGGCAATGCTTTTTTTACATCGACACAATGTAAGTATCTTGACACATAAAGGGTTTCAACCAGAATTAAAAATTGTCATCGCGCTATTTTCAACAGGAATCTCAAAGCAACACGTTGTTTGAAAGTCTTAACTAGAGTTTATACAAGGAATTCAAAATCACAAGAATCTTTATTTGAGATTCAACATCAACAGCTGTAAGTTACATTTGATAAAATTCATCAAGAAGCAATTAACCATACTAACAATTAGATTATATTCCCTAGCAGAATGTTTATTAGGAATATAACGGTTATAGTAAAAGGATTTTGGTAGCTTACAAAGAGCAGCAAGGCCAACTGACATATAGAAAGTCacagaaaattaaaagaaaataaagaagaattaaacatgaaaaaaaaaaaaagataagttaaaggaaaatgaaaaacTAAGCAAAATACAAATTTGGGTTCTCAATTTCAATTATGCCTCTCACAGTTACATATCAAGCCTTTATATGGGCTTTTCTCCTAAAACTAAAGGATACATACTTTCGGAAACAATATGCTTGAGAAACAGGTAAATAAAATTACCACTAGGATACTTCTTCTCTATTGATTCTAGAATCTACTAGATTATTACCAAATAAAATGCTACTATAAATATCCTGAAAATTGACAAATAATAATTATAAGATTGCACAAAATCCTAAAGAAGCCAAACATGATGAATTTGGGTTGCAGGCCtcaaattgagataaacaagaaAGCTTTGAAGCTCATATTGCATCACAGAAAGCAAACCAtaatgcaataataataataatgataataataatccATAACATGTAATAAACAATATGATAACCCCAAGTTTACCATGGGAATATCCATTCCTATCCTATTCCATGTTGGATGGATAGGCCAACTTTTGCGAGAGTGACTTTCTTGTAAATTATATCCCTACACAATTTCTATTCCATAAATTATTATATCCCTACACAACTACCATTCCATTCCCACTTTATTGTGAACTAAACATAACCTTAATGCCAACCATGAAAGTCAACCGCATGTTCAACTAGATGCAACTTGAGCTAAGGTTCTTTAAACTAAGGAAAACAGTTCCTCATTCATTTACATTCTCTACTTAAAGCACCACAAATCAAAGAGCAAAGAAATCACACTGAAGCAAGATGGACCAAAGAAACACATAAAATGAGGAGGGAACCCTAAGGTGAGACCATTTTGaataggaaaaaatatatattatgcataaaattataatattccCATAAAAAAGTATAAATGAAACAGCAAGCACGAATCTCAACTTTAATGCTGTGCAGGATCTTGAAGAAAACTAGCAAAACAAACTGCATTCTTCCTAAAAAGGTTTGCTTCATTCCCAAATAATCATCTACAAAGTACCAAAAACTCATGCGAGGAAAAAGACTAGCTGTTATGAGTACCTAATGAACTTCCTAAGCCAATAAGAATCTTTCATATTCACCGAACGAAGAAAGGTTAATTATTAAGACATAAGATCTAGTTTTAAAACAGAATAAGAACTAAAACTAGAAATAAAACAAGTTCTAATTCAAAAAGAAAATGgcataattattaattcaattactAATTGAACACAATGCAACCTATACTTCTAACAGATACACATCCCCTGATGGTGACCAGTATGATGCATTTGCAGCATGTTCCAACTTCTTGATTGCAAaaaattcaataaataaataaataatctaacAGAGGCTTCTTTCTTCGAGCCATGTTTAGTAAAGTCATCGCCAGTTAATATTAATGAGTGATCACTATTTCTTAATGGTGTTTCGGGTTTGGAATTTTCAAGGAAGCTAGTTTTCAGGATGTAAATAGGGATTGGAAGAACTGGTTGGCttgatttctaatttttgttgttttagtttttttctggtttgttccagAGTTTTTTGGGAGATGCATATTCTCCCTCCTTGTAAATTATTTCACTATTAATGAAATTTCGTatggaatcaaaaaaaaaaaattgactgaTCGCAATTCATATAAAACTATTTTTGCCCACGCTGGACAATGTCTATAATGCTTTCCTGGATCATGTGGTCTCCTTGTCTTTGCTTTGCTGTGAGGAGGCATGAGACTCCAAGTTAGTCACATGCATGGATGCATAAAGGCAATCAAGAATCAAGGAGCCTAACAATAGAACCCATCTCATCAAAGACATGTTGATATTCATAATTACGTATAGTAACAGTCAGCTTCATATGAAAAAGTCGAACATCTAATGCCACTACACCATCATGTATAAATCACAGATGGACTCACTTAGCAACTATTACAAGCTTATATTGATTCAGTTGATTCAAATTAAAActcaaatttaattaatttgtcATTCACTGCTAACCAACCACCATCCCCTAAATTAACTAGCCtcaaaacaattaaaataaatattagcAGCCGAATTTTATGGAGAAACCTAATGTACCAAGCTTGATTTGCAGAAAATAAAGCATTATAAATGCATGATAGTCAGAGTAGTCTATGTGTCATGCATGCAATTAGATATACTACACCGTTCCACGGATCTCCACTTGGAGGTCACTTTTTTAAGGGAGATGCATTAAGAGAGTGCAACTGTATGTTTCCTAGAGAATTCTTTTGGGACCAGTTACATTAAAAGCTGTAATCATCAATAATTGAAAAGTATTGTGACAATTAGAATGACTATGTTGTTTCCAGAGAAATCCCAGGTATGAGCCCACCAAACTGGATGCCAATCAACACCTTGTGTGCACTCCACTTATTTTCATGCCATCCAAATAGCATCATTTGTTAATGCATACCCAAGATTGGAGACAGCACGGGTGAATTGACAAAATGGTTTACTATCATAtttaagggaaagaaaataacCATGTTTAACACATACCATCAGCATACCACCAGTCGCCATCCTTTTTCTCAGATCTCACAAGCCTATCAACAATTGTGAGGCCATCCTTCCAACTATTATGTCCCCCATGAATCCAAAGATCCTTAGCATGAGCAAGAGGACCTGACGTCCTGTTATAATATAACCTGATCGAGTCCTCTCCTTTAAACTCACTAGGCTCTATGCACCAAACATTGTCAACAGACAACATAGCTCTTTTCATCACCTGTTGCAACATTTCTCGCCTCCTGCCAATCTCCACCCTTGCCTCTGCTTTATCAGCTTCACTTGCAGCCTTCTCTGCTTCTATTCGTCTTTGCTCTTCTGCTTGTCTTTCTCTTTCAGCTTGCTCCATAGCAATTTTCTCAAGTTCCTTAAGCTTCTCCTCTAGCAAGAAATCTTCAAATGCAAAAAGATCCATTCCACCTTCCACAGGTATGCAAAAATCTTTTTTGTCATTGTTGTCATATGCATTTTTCCCATTGAAGAACACAAAATCAATCTTATACGCCTCCTTAGGAACATGAATCTGGCAAGACCACCAATCCCCTTTAAGATGACTCTTGTTCAACCTTGTAGTAAAAGATTTCCATCTCCAGTCATTAAAGGCCCCCATTATAATAACATCTGGTTCGGTGTTTAAAGTGGAAATGCTCCTATTAAAAAACACTTCAATATCTTGATCAGGTTTCACCACCTGTGGATAAACAAACAATTTGTTCCCTCTATATAAGGCCTCCTCAGCAAGCCCCTCAAGCAGCTGTTTATGCATATTGGCTTCCATCTCCACCTTCAATTTTAGAGAAAACTCTTCCTCAACTTTTTCTCTGTGGATTGAAGCATCAGCCCCCAGAAGGGGCACTGGTCTTGACAACTCATTTTGAGCAATGTCCTCATCAGTCTCGctgattttattttcttcattgcCATCACTTCTGATAATATCCAAATGTTCCCTATGTAAAGATGTTCCATCTACCACATCCCCAATACTACTCTTGGCAATTCCTTCTTCTTTCTGTAACTTAGTATTATCCTCATCAACACTTCCAATTCTCCCATTTTCTACCAGCCGGTGTTTCTCAGCAACAGACAATGGTCTGTTCAGTGCCGATATTTCCTCAACTTCCCTGCCAGTTTCATCGTCACTTCCTTCCTCAAGCTTCTTTCCTCGAGATATTTCAAGTACCTCATTTTTATCAGGGACAGCTTTCATTTCAACTGTTCTCTCGTCTGGATCATTCAAATCAGTAGTAATAGGAATGCTTGAAACCTCTTTTCTATCCCCAACATTTTTCTGGCCATCCCTTTGGGTGCTTGTCCCCACCTGTGTCTTTGGCATAAACCCCTTTGGAGCAGAACTTTTAGGCCTTGGGTGTGATACTTTTCTTTTCCTCCTGGAAAAATCTGTGAGATACATAGTGGTTTAAGAAATTTCAGTCCAAtcaaaatggaaaaaataattaactttatGGAATAATTACTAAAACTAACCTGCCGCACTTCCAGTGATTCGGTATGAAACCCTTGGAGGGTGCCCCTTGCAGTGTGAGGAAGACTGAAGACGATGcataaaatgagaaaattgttAATAACAGATTAACATATTAGATCCTGTAATCCATATTATAAGACTCCAGTTCAGCATATACCGTAATTTACAAATATCACAGTATAACTGAATCGAGTCATGACAGAACTTTCACCAAATGGATCTCCTGGCTATTGCTTCAACTAGCTACTCCAACAGCGGCTTATAGATTACATTATCAAATtgaacaaacacacacacacacacattttctGGAAAAAATACCCTATCACAATAATCAAGACACtaaaccaaaatactaaaaatagtatATAAACACCAAAATTACTCCTCCAAGACCTCAAGTAAGCACTCAATTTTCAATCTAATAATCACAGATAGAGCATCTCGGGATGAACAAACCACAATCAAATGGCAATTAAACAACGAAAACAAACTCAAAATCAAACACTAAATAAACCCATAAAAATAGAGAAATCATGAACGAACAAACCCATAATAAAATGACAATTGAACAACGAAAGCAAAGTCAAACAACCAAGAAACAAAGCACTCACTTCCGAAGATAGAGAAGTTTTTCCACGagggaaaaacccaaaaaccgGTTTGATATTCAAATGGCTACTATAGCAGAAATCCGTTCTGCAACACACTGGCCTGTGTACTTGCAAGCCCAGCTCCATGGATTGACGACCCAAGAGAATATCTGTGCCTGCCCGTCTCTTCTTCCCCAGAAGTCACTGGAACATGCCACTGGATCGATCTTGGAATCTACCAATTCGTATAACCATTCAATAGCA
It contains:
- the LOC131152788 gene encoding starch synthase 3, chloroplastic/amyloplastic encodes the protein MELGLQVHRPVCCRTDFCYSSHLNIKPVFGFFPRGKTSLSSESSSHCKGHPPRVSYRITGSAADFSRRKRKVSHPRPKSSAPKGFMPKTQVGTSTQRDGQKNVGDRKEVSSIPITTDLNDPDERTVEMKAVPDKNEVLEISRGKKLEEGSDDETGREVEEISALNRPLSVAEKHRLVENGRIGSVDEDNTKLQKEEGIAKSSIGDVVDGTSLHREHLDIIRSDGNEENKISETDEDIAQNELSRPVPLLGADASIHREKVEEEFSLKLKVEMEANMHKQLLEGLAEEALYRGNKLFVYPQVVKPDQDIEVFFNRSISTLNTEPDVIIMGAFNDWRWKSFTTRLNKSHLKGDWWSCQIHVPKEAYKIDFVFFNGKNAYDNNDKKDFCIPVEGGMDLFAFEDFLLEEKLKELEKIAMEQAERERQAEEQRRIEAEKAASEADKAEARVEIGRRREMLQQVMKRAMLSVDNVWCIEPSEFKGEDSIRLYYNRTSGPLAHAKDLWIHGGHNSWKDGLTIVDRLVRSEKKDGDWWYADVVVPDRALVLDWVFADGPPQNATLYDNNHLQDFHAIVPKCIPEELYWVEEEHQIYKKLQEERRLREEATRAKAEKTARLKAETKERTLKTFLLSQKHIVYTEPLDVQAGSTVTVLYNPANTVLNGKPEIWFRYSFNRWNHRMGVLPPQKMLPADNGSHVKATVKVPLDAYMMDFVFSEKDNGGIFDNKNGMDYHIPVSGAVVKEPPMHIVHIAVEMAPIAKVGGLGDVVTSLSRAVQELNHNVEIILPKYDCLNFNNVKEFQFRKSYSWGGTEIKVWFGKVENLSVYFLEPQNGFFSAGCIYGCRNDGERFGFFCHAALEFLLQSGFHPDIIHCHDWSSAPVAWLFKEHYRHYGLSKSRLVFTIHNLEFGAHFIGKAMAYSDKATTVSPTYSKEVSGNSAIAPHLSKFHGILNGIDPDIWDPYNDKFIPVSYASDNVIEGKRAAKEALQQRLGLKKTDLPLVGIITRLTHQKGIHLIKHAIWRTLDRNGQVVLLGSAPDPRIQSDFVNLANQLHSSHGDRARICLTYDEPLSHLIYAGADFILVPSIFEPCGLTQLTAMRYGSIPVVRKTGGLYDSVFDVEHDKERAQAQGLEPNGFNFDGADPAGVDYALNRAISAWYESRDWFNSLCKRVMEQDWSWNRPALDYMELYHSACK